A stretch of the Actinotalea sp. JY-7876 genome encodes the following:
- a CDS encoding MazG-like family protein has protein sequence MTTERHRDAETGQFVTPTIAEQHPERTVTETAHQVSLAAHQALVSLSLWIDAGNAGRDPEAITWGRLAKISEEHGEVIAAYIGATGQNPRKGVTHTLDDVAQELLDVAVTALCAYEHITGHKGLALAGLSSKILTVAARAESAPRAAIPADFVTRWDDLHLFPFIEDEDANITGYGHQDRKQFAEAVNHFDEICNGSALDVEPWTADNIAHRWAALNPADDERLILADGPGAIPGTFPITTLWGQR, from the coding sequence ATGACGACCGAACGACACCGCGACGCCGAGACGGGGCAGTTCGTCACCCCCACGATCGCCGAGCAGCACCCCGAGAGGACCGTCACCGAGACGGCGCACCAGGTGAGCCTGGCCGCACACCAGGCACTCGTGTCCCTGTCCCTCTGGATCGACGCAGGCAACGCCGGTCGCGACCCCGAGGCGATCACGTGGGGCCGCCTCGCGAAGATCAGCGAGGAGCACGGGGAGGTCATCGCGGCATACATCGGCGCGACGGGCCAGAACCCGCGCAAGGGCGTCACCCACACCCTCGACGACGTCGCCCAGGAGCTGCTCGACGTCGCCGTCACCGCCCTGTGCGCCTACGAGCACATCACCGGCCACAAGGGCCTGGCGCTCGCTGGGCTCAGCAGCAAGATCCTCACCGTCGCCGCTCGCGCCGAAAGCGCGCCGCGCGCCGCCATCCCGGCCGACTTCGTCACCCGCTGGGACGACCTCCACCTGTTCCCGTTCATCGAGGACGAGGACGCGAACATCACCGGGTACGGCCACCAGGACCGGAAGCAGTTCGCCGAGGCGGTCAACCACTTCGACGAGATCTGCAACGGCAGCGCCCTCGACGTCGAGCCGTGGACGGCCGACAACATCGCGCACCGCTGGGCGGCGCTCAACCCGGCGGACGACGAGCGCCTGATCTTGGCTGACGGCCCGGGGGCCATCCCGGGCACGTTCCCCATCACGACCCTCTGGGGCCAGCGGTGA
- a CDS encoding helix-turn-helix domain-containing protein — protein MAQPSEFVTGNVRAEMARHGVTQRLIAKAIGKTQQAVSYKLSGRSALTVDELQRIAALLGVPTAALLEAPTTNDERGMSASATGPTPLGVASPVESHPTP, from the coding sequence ATGGCGCAACCAAGTGAGTTTGTGACCGGCAACGTCCGGGCCGAGATGGCGCGGCATGGCGTGACGCAGCGGCTCATCGCAAAGGCAATCGGGAAGACCCAGCAGGCCGTCTCCTACAAGCTCTCCGGTCGCAGCGCGCTCACCGTGGACGAGCTGCAGCGCATCGCCGCCCTGCTGGGTGTGCCCACCGCCGCCCTCCTCGAGGCGCCGACCACGAACGACGAGCGCGGCATGAGCGCCAGCGCGACGGGGCCCACGCCGCTCGGCGTCGCGTCTCCCGTCGAGAGCCACCCCACCCCCTGA
- a CDS encoding DUF4041 domain-containing protein — MTTPPANWYADPQVPGQMRYWDGARWTEHVAPTQPAVAPAQQPAQLAQAQQSQPASNRKIGLFGARGVARDLASENDQLRAALEEAGALTLAEIHLRTTAAQAELGALQEEVAQARHRHAAEVAAAQAELEALKAQALDVRHAINVQEFGLYDFEHPAEASATLSAELARVRAQIKATVSSKRAVTATSNFTFNNSAAQGRKFVDSMSKTMLAAYNAEAENAIKTVKAGGLTSAQARLTKVVERVANNGQMISLAITPEYHGLRMRELELAARHQAAVQAAKEAEREERARLREEKRVEDELRREREKLDKERDHYANALAALQARGDTAGAAELQAKLEQIERSIADVDYRAANVRAGYVYVISNVGAFGDTVVKIGMTRRLEPMDRVRELGDASVPFAFDVHALFFSEDAFGVEAMLHRHFADQRVNRINTRREFFYATPEQVLEVLREHKVALVEYTTEPAAEEFRASRELAAARA; from the coding sequence GTGACGACGCCGCCAGCCAACTGGTATGCCGACCCCCAGGTGCCCGGTCAGATGCGCTACTGGGACGGGGCGCGGTGGACCGAGCACGTCGCTCCAACTCAGCCCGCCGTTGCCCCGGCACAGCAGCCCGCGCAGCTCGCGCAGGCTCAGCAGTCTCAGCCGGCCAGCAACCGCAAGATCGGGCTGTTCGGTGCTCGCGGTGTCGCACGTGACCTGGCCTCCGAGAACGACCAGTTGCGTGCCGCCCTCGAGGAGGCCGGGGCCCTGACCCTGGCGGAGATCCACCTCCGGACCACGGCCGCTCAGGCCGAGCTGGGCGCGCTGCAGGAAGAGGTCGCCCAGGCCCGTCATCGTCACGCCGCCGAGGTCGCCGCTGCCCAGGCCGAGTTGGAGGCGCTCAAGGCGCAGGCCCTGGACGTCCGTCACGCGATCAACGTCCAGGAGTTCGGCCTGTACGACTTCGAGCATCCCGCCGAGGCGTCCGCGACCCTGTCCGCCGAGCTCGCGCGCGTCCGGGCGCAGATCAAGGCGACCGTGTCGAGCAAGCGGGCCGTCACTGCGACGTCGAACTTCACGTTCAACAACTCCGCCGCCCAGGGCCGCAAGTTCGTCGACTCGATGTCGAAGACCATGCTGGCCGCCTACAACGCCGAAGCCGAGAACGCAATCAAGACGGTCAAGGCCGGCGGGCTCACCAGCGCCCAGGCGCGCCTGACGAAGGTCGTCGAGCGGGTCGCGAACAACGGGCAGATGATCAGCCTCGCGATCACCCCGGAGTACCACGGGCTGCGGATGCGGGAGCTTGAGCTCGCCGCCCGGCATCAGGCCGCCGTCCAGGCCGCGAAGGAAGCCGAACGGGAGGAGCGCGCCCGGCTGCGGGAGGAGAAGCGCGTCGAGGACGAGCTGCGCCGCGAGCGGGAGAAGCTGGACAAGGAGCGCGACCACTACGCCAACGCCCTGGCAGCCCTGCAAGCCCGCGGGGACACCGCCGGCGCGGCGGAGCTGCAGGCCAAGCTCGAGCAGATCGAACGCTCCATTGCCGACGTCGACTACCGGGCCGCGAACGTGCGAGCGGGGTACGTATACGTCATCTCCAACGTCGGAGCATTCGGAGACACCGTCGTGAAGATCGGGATGACGCGCCGGCTCGAGCCCATGGATCGAGTCCGTGAGCTTGGTGACGCGTCGGTGCCGTTCGCGTTCGACGTGCACGCCCTGTTCTTCTCCGAGGATGCGTTCGGCGTCGAGGCGATGCTGCACCGGCACTTCGCCGATCAGCGCGTCAACCGCATCAACACCCGCCGGGAGTTCTTCTACGCCACCCCCGAGCAGGTGCTCGAGGTGCTCCGCGAGCACAAGGTCGCCCTGGTGGAGTACACAACCGAGCCGGCGGCGGAGGAGTTCCGCGCCAGCCGGGAGCTCGCCGCCGCCCGGGCCTGA